The Geobacter sp. AOG2 genome includes a window with the following:
- a CDS encoding pyridoxamine 5'-phosphate oxidase family protein, whose amino-acid sequence MHHELRRNERALTEMEARAILERGEYGILSTCGSDGQPYGIPLSYCIENDAIYFHCAVEGHKLNNIAADTRVSFCVVGKTEVLPDQFATRYESVVISGRATEVYNEEKQRALEGLLAKYSREFLSSGLDYIKAKWALTKVFKVSIEDQCGKARR is encoded by the coding sequence ATGCACCATGAACTGCGCCGCAATGAGCGGGCTCTAACGGAAATGGAGGCGAGGGCTATCCTGGAACGGGGTGAGTATGGAATCCTTTCAACCTGCGGCTCGGATGGCCAGCCGTACGGCATCCCGCTTAGCTACTGCATCGAAAACGATGCCATCTACTTCCACTGCGCTGTGGAAGGGCACAAGCTGAATAACATTGCAGCCGACACTAGGGTGTCGTTCTGTGTGGTCGGTAAGACCGAAGTATTGCCCGACCAGTTTGCCACCAGGTATGAAAGTGTCGTTATCTCCGGCAGGGCCACGGAGGTTTATAACGAGGAAAAACAACGGGCCTTGGAAGGGCTTCTAGCCAAGTATTCCCGGGAGTTTCTTTCGTCAGGGCTGGACTACATCAAAGCAAAGTGGGCACTGACCAAGGTATTCAAGGTCAGCATCGAAGACCAGTGCGGCAAGGCGCGAAGATGA
- a CDS encoding outer membrane lipoprotein carrier protein LolA: MFGTLLALLAGAFPCQARQIPAVEGLEALRKAFTGVTDFTADISQEKRLSLLKRALTMNGTVRFRKPDLFYLELNAPYASRMILRDNTIEQVMGTGGERNRIVLPPEQGLKRWFSRLAAPITTLPEGVGVQADATGPLYTVTLTPRGKGQVRELVITFLADGTIRKLVIVEQNGDRAMMTFKRVRRNVGLTDRDFRLE; this comes from the coding sequence GTGTTCGGTACGCTACTGGCGCTTCTGGCGGGCGCTTTTCCCTGCCAGGCTCGCCAGATCCCTGCCGTGGAAGGTCTTGAGGCGCTCCGCAAGGCTTTTACCGGAGTTACGGACTTTACAGCCGATATCAGTCAGGAAAAGCGCCTCTCGCTGTTGAAACGGGCATTGACAATGAACGGAACGGTACGCTTCCGCAAGCCGGATCTGTTCTATCTCGAACTCAATGCCCCCTATGCCAGTCGCATGATCCTGCGAGACAATACCATCGAACAGGTCATGGGCACGGGCGGCGAGCGGAACCGGATAGTCCTGCCTCCTGAACAGGGCCTGAAACGCTGGTTCTCTCGGCTGGCTGCACCGATAACCACCCTGCCGGAGGGAGTCGGCGTTCAGGCCGATGCGACCGGCCCGCTCTATACTGTCACCCTGACCCCACGCGGCAAGGGACAGGTCAGGGAACTGGTTATTACTTTTTTGGCGGACGGCACGATCAGGAAACTGGTCATCGTCGAGCAGAACGGCGACCGCGCCATGATGACCTTTAAAAGGGTGCGCCGCAACGTGGGACTGACGGACCGGGATTTCCGGCTTGAGTGA
- a CDS encoding aldo/keto reductase, translating to MEQRTLGTQGLVVSAQGLGCMGMSDFYGQRDEAEAIATIHRALELGVTLLDTADMYGPFTNEELVGRAIKGIRKDVVVATKFGIVRTEDPNYRGVCGRPDYVRSACDASLKRLGLDHIDLYYQHRVDPEVPIEETVGAMAELVTAGKVRFLGLSEAGPLTIRRAHAVHPISVLQSEYSLWSRDPEDGVLPTLRELGIGFVAYSPLGRGFLTGQITRFEDFDADDYRRLSPRFQGENFDKNLHLVEHIKVIAARKGVTAGQLALAWVMAQGSDIVPIPGTKRRKYLEENVAAGTVAISEAEAAEIEAILPRGAVAGERYPAAMMAILNR from the coding sequence ATGGAACAGAGAACACTGGGAACGCAGGGTTTGGTTGTCTCAGCCCAGGGGTTGGGGTGCATGGGAATGTCCGATTTCTACGGTCAGCGGGATGAGGCGGAAGCCATCGCCACGATCCATCGCGCTCTGGAACTGGGCGTCACCTTGCTGGATACCGCCGATATGTATGGCCCGTTTACCAACGAGGAACTGGTGGGCAGGGCGATCAAGGGAATACGCAAGGATGTGGTTGTGGCGACTAAATTCGGTATTGTCCGTACCGAAGACCCGAACTATCGCGGTGTATGCGGGCGGCCTGACTATGTCCGCTCGGCCTGTGATGCTTCCCTGAAAAGGTTGGGGCTGGATCATATTGATCTCTACTATCAACACCGGGTGGACCCAGAAGTGCCGATAGAGGAGACCGTGGGGGCCATGGCCGAGTTGGTGACAGCCGGCAAGGTCCGTTTTCTTGGCCTGTCCGAAGCCGGTCCGCTCACTATCCGCCGCGCCCATGCCGTGCATCCAATCAGCGTGTTGCAAAGCGAATATTCGCTCTGGAGCCGCGATCCGGAGGATGGGGTGCTGCCCACTCTGCGGGAGTTGGGGATCGGCTTTGTTGCCTACAGCCCGTTGGGCCGCGGTTTCCTGACCGGACAGATTACGCGTTTCGAGGATTTTGACGCCGACGATTACCGGCGCCTGTCCCCCCGTTTTCAAGGTGAGAACTTCGACAAGAATCTGCATCTGGTGGAACACATAAAGGTTATTGCAGCTCGTAAAGGCGTCACGGCCGGACAACTGGCCCTGGCGTGGGTAATGGCGCAGGGTAGCGATATAGTGCCGATACCGGGGACCAAACGCAGGAAGTATCTGGAAGAGAACGTGGCTGCCGGGACGGTGGCGATAAGTGAGGCCGAAGCGGCTGAAATTGAAGCGATATTGCCTAGAGGCGCGGTAGCGGGTGAACGCTATCCGGCCGCCATGATGGCGATCCTTAACCGATAG
- a CDS encoding hydroxymyristoyl-ACP dehydratase — MNADPAAYLPHRYPFLLLDRVVELEAGVRAVAQIAVTSGQGFSQVLLVECIAQLAGILTIQEEGEGGFLAAIDRAEFSEIPLPGDLLLVSVRVAKAFGRLFMVEGEVACAGRMLATARLTLGVGKL, encoded by the coding sequence ATTAACGCCGATCCCGCTGCATATCTCCCTCATCGCTATCCTTTTCTGCTGCTTGACCGGGTCGTTGAACTGGAAGCCGGTGTTCGGGCAGTCGCCCAGATAGCCGTTACGTCGGGCCAGGGATTTTCCCAGGTGTTGTTGGTGGAGTGCATCGCTCAGTTGGCCGGCATCCTCACCATTCAGGAAGAAGGGGAGGGGGGCTTTCTGGCGGCTATCGACCGGGCTGAATTCTCGGAAATTCCTCTGCCCGGCGATCTGCTTTTGGTGTCGGTTCGGGTAGCCAAAGCTTTTGGCAGGCTCTTCATGGTGGAGGGAGAGGTTGCCTGCGCTGGCCGTATGCTGGCTACGGCTCGACTTACTCTGGGGGTCGGCAAGCTGTGA
- the fabG gene encoding 3-oxoacyl-ACP reductase FabG produces the protein MEFRDHIVVVTGGTRGIGRAISLLFARQGAHVFAAYLSNDQAATALVAEAQDLAGTISVIRVDVGTAAGAQELIDAASRESGHIDILVNNAGIIRDGWLAMMAEEDWDAVIRTNLSPLFHCCKWGVRKMMARRSGSIVTVSSISALTGTAGQTNYAASKGAAISFTKSLAREVGAMGIRVNAIVAGLIATDMTAGLKQDVVERVVKGSALGRIGSPGEVAEAVLFLASQRASYITGQALVVDGGTV, from the coding sequence ATGGAATTCAGAGACCATATCGTGGTGGTAACCGGCGGTACGCGCGGGATTGGTCGGGCCATCTCGTTACTGTTCGCCCGCCAGGGGGCACACGTCTTTGCCGCCTACCTGAGCAACGACCAGGCGGCAACGGCGCTTGTTGCGGAGGCGCAGGACCTGGCCGGAACAATCAGCGTAATCAGGGTTGATGTGGGCACGGCCGCAGGTGCCCAGGAATTGATTGACGCGGCATCTCGAGAGAGCGGTCATATAGACATTCTGGTCAACAACGCCGGTATTATCCGCGATGGCTGGCTAGCCATGATGGCCGAGGAGGATTGGGATGCTGTCATCCGCACCAACCTGTCGCCCTTGTTCCACTGCTGCAAGTGGGGGGTGCGCAAGATGATGGCGCGTCGTAGCGGCAGTATCGTTACAGTGTCTTCCATTTCCGCCTTGACCGGCACTGCCGGCCAGACCAATTACGCAGCCTCGAAGGGAGCCGCCATCAGTTTCACCAAATCCCTGGCCCGGGAGGTGGGGGCGATGGGCATCCGCGTCAACGCCATCGTGGCCGGCCTGATTGCGACCGACATGACTGCCGGGCTGAAGCAGGATGTGGTGGAACGGGTCGTCAAGGGTTCGGCCCTCGGCAGGATCGGCTCCCCAGGGGAGGTGGCCGAGGCGGTTCTTTTCCTGGCCTCCCAGAGGGCCTCCTACATTACCGGCCAGGCTTTGGTCGTGGATGGCGGTACTGTCTAG
- a CDS encoding MMPL family transporter, with the protein MFIPRTWFSRITAAGNALTRRHLEWIFRLTVRSPRVVIAASLILLALSLTVIATIRFEGDIFRLFPSRLPALRLLLDSLEWTGSAKEAYFLLEGEPRLLPVEAEKLSVRLKALRIDGSPAFSRITWRIYDENEGRLFSDFVAYAVTRPQLFVAPDDLPRLKERLSSASFDASLQRLETELAGQLGGAMTSLATADPLNIREFVLPRLKAGSQALDLDPASPYFLSRDGRVLILIAEPARPVQDIAFARRLVAGINEARKGLDARVTCAGAHISAVLDEAAMKSNIVACILSSLVVVLVIFYVVYRRLLPTLLLPLIISAGVVLALGTAGLFLPSIHIISFAFMALIIGLGTDYSIHLYDRYHGERAAGRVPDEALYLAIVDTGHGLFTAATTTALPFLALMISDVRALFELGLLVGLGVIYSFYATLFFLPPLLLFMEQRFPAPFRPLPGLGLRFVWRLAGRRPGLIASVSLLLLAALGSAAFSVRFDGELKNLQPQHSEAFLTQEKIEKHLSLAPRQLLVAVEGRDLGEVLARSGRVGELAERYRLAGRISDWSSLGKVINNRGEQQKIVTGLSTSNGSGMAAAFRAALLRHGFAPEPFQPFIDALTHFSNAELLPESEAVSRLEASPLRGVVNRHLIHDTNGYHSLIFIYYRGPEFSQTAFLKDLTAFDPAARASSVELVSSQLAASVSHSFLWSFLVGGLLVLFLLISHFRTKEGVFYPLFPVAGGAAAMLGVMALAGMKLNFMNAMVLVTIVGMGSDYGLHIGHRVGDSASPDAEARFVQAGRAVFLSALTTIAGFGSLAFADYPALASIGWATNLGVGFTAFFSLVTLPAAMFLKIPRKINK; encoded by the coding sequence ATGTTCATTCCCCGCACGTGGTTCTCCCGGATCACTGCCGCCGGCAATGCCCTTACGCGCCGACATCTGGAATGGATCTTTCGGTTAACGGTCCGCTCACCCCGTGTCGTCATTGCTGCATCGTTGATTCTGCTGGCACTATCTTTAACCGTTATCGCCACCATCCGTTTCGAGGGGGATATCTTCCGTCTCTTCCCCTCGCGCCTTCCGGCCCTCCGCCTGCTGCTGGACTCTCTGGAGTGGACCGGTAGCGCCAAGGAGGCTTATTTCCTGCTGGAAGGCGAACCCCGCCTGTTGCCGGTCGAAGCGGAAAAGCTTTCCGTCCGGCTGAAAGCCCTTCGGATCGACGGTAGTCCCGCCTTCAGCCGTATTACCTGGCGGATCTACGACGAGAACGAGGGGAGGCTGTTTAGCGATTTTGTCGCCTATGCCGTCACCCGACCGCAACTCTTCGTTGCACCAGATGACTTGCCACGGCTGAAGGAGCGTCTTTCCAGCGCGTCCTTCGATGCCTCGTTGCAACGCCTTGAGACTGAACTCGCCGGGCAATTGGGCGGTGCCATGACGAGTCTTGCCACCGCCGATCCCCTCAATATCAGGGAATTCGTTCTGCCGCGCCTCAAGGCAGGCAGCCAGGCGTTGGATCTCGACCCGGCATCGCCCTATTTCCTCTCCCGCGACGGCCGGGTATTGATCCTGATTGCCGAGCCGGCCCGTCCGGTGCAGGACATTGCCTTTGCCCGGCGTCTGGTGGCCGGCATCAACGAAGCTCGAAAAGGACTCGACGCCAGGGTGACCTGCGCCGGAGCCCATATCAGCGCCGTATTGGACGAAGCGGCGATGAAGTCCAATATCGTCGCCTGCATCCTCTCTTCCCTGGTTGTGGTGCTGGTGATCTTCTACGTCGTCTACCGCCGTCTCCTACCCACCCTGCTGCTGCCCCTGATCATCTCGGCCGGTGTGGTGCTGGCCCTGGGTACGGCAGGTTTGTTCCTCCCCTCTATCCATATAATCTCCTTCGCCTTCATGGCACTGATCATCGGACTGGGCACCGATTACTCCATTCATCTTTACGACCGCTATCACGGCGAGCGTGCTGCCGGCAGAGTGCCGGACGAGGCCCTGTACCTGGCAATAGTCGATACCGGGCACGGCCTTTTTACCGCTGCAACCACCACTGCACTGCCGTTTCTGGCGCTGATGATCTCGGATGTTCGCGCTTTGTTTGAGCTGGGGCTTCTGGTTGGGCTGGGAGTGATCTACTCGTTCTATGCGACCCTGTTCTTTCTGCCGCCGCTCCTGCTCTTCATGGAACAGCGTTTTCCTGCTCCGTTTCGGCCGTTGCCCGGTCTTGGGCTGCGCTTTGTCTGGCGTCTGGCAGGCCGGCGCCCCGGACTGATCGCCTCAGTTTCCCTGCTGTTGTTGGCCGCGCTTGGGTCCGCCGCCTTTTCCGTCAGATTCGATGGTGAGTTGAAAAATCTCCAGCCGCAGCACTCCGAGGCTTTCCTGACCCAGGAAAAGATCGAAAAGCACTTGAGTCTTGCGCCCCGGCAACTGCTGGTGGCCGTGGAGGGTCGCGATCTTGGCGAGGTGCTGGCCCGCTCGGGACGGGTGGGGGAACTGGCCGAGCGCTACCGCCTGGCCGGCCGGATCAGCGACTGGTCGTCATTGGGTAAGGTCATCAACAACCGCGGCGAGCAGCAGAAGATCGTCACGGGGTTATCCACAAGCAACGGCAGCGGGATGGCGGCAGCGTTTCGAGCAGCCCTGCTACGGCACGGCTTTGCCCCGGAACCGTTTCAGCCTTTTATCGATGCCCTTACCCATTTCAGCAATGCTGAACTGCTCCCCGAGAGCGAGGCGGTCAGCCGGCTAGAGGCATCGCCGTTGCGGGGCGTCGTCAATCGCCACCTGATCCACGATACAAATGGCTATCATAGTCTGATATTCATCTACTATCGCGGGCCCGAGTTCAGCCAGACAGCCTTTTTGAAAGATCTCACGGCCTTTGACCCGGCGGCCCGGGCAAGCAGCGTCGAACTGGTCAGCAGCCAGTTGGCCGCATCGGTATCCCACAGCTTTCTGTGGAGTTTTCTGGTCGGCGGTTTGCTGGTGCTGTTTCTGCTTATTAGCCATTTCAGAACAAAAGAAGGAGTGTTCTATCCCCTCTTTCCTGTGGCGGGCGGAGCGGCCGCCATGCTGGGGGTCATGGCCCTGGCCGGTATGAAGCTTAATTTCATGAACGCTATGGTGCTTGTTACCATCGTGGGAATGGGGAGCGACTACGGCCTGCATATCGGGCACCGGGTCGGGGATAGCGCCTCTCCCGACGCTGAAGCACGCTTTGTTCAGGCCGGGCGGGCGGTGTTCCTGTCGGCCCTGACAACCATTGCCGGATTCGGCTCGCTGGCCTTTGCCGATTACCCCGCCCTGGCATCAATCGGCTGGGCTACCAATCTGGGGGTCGGCTTCACAGCGTTTTTCAGCCTGGTGACCCTTCCGGCTGCGATGTTCCTTAAGATTCCCCGTAAGATAAATAAATGA
- the ribB gene encoding 3,4-dihydroxy-2-butanone-4-phosphate synthase: MSQELLVSFGTPFERVESALAALRIGAGVLVTDDEERENEGDLIFSAGSLTAAQMALMIRECSGIVCLCLTPEKVAALNLPMMVAENSSRYQTAFTVTIEAAEGVTTGVSAKDRVTTIQAAIADQAQPSDLNSPGHVFPLRARPGGVLERGGHTEATVDLMRLAGLKPCGVLCELTNEDGTMARMPEIISFAKQHSLPVVTVADLIAYRQQGGHDSTTQGL; encoded by the coding sequence ATGTCTCAGGAACTGCTGGTCTCTTTTGGTACCCCTTTTGAACGTGTCGAGAGCGCCCTGGCCGCATTGCGCATCGGTGCCGGCGTGCTGGTCACCGATGATGAGGAGCGGGAAAACGAGGGAGACCTCATTTTTTCTGCCGGGTCCCTGACCGCCGCCCAGATGGCGCTCATGATCCGGGAATGCAGCGGGATTGTGTGCCTTTGCCTGACACCCGAAAAGGTTGCTGCCCTCAACCTGCCAATGATGGTGGCGGAAAATTCGAGCCGCTATCAGACCGCCTTCACGGTAACCATTGAGGCAGCGGAAGGCGTGACTACCGGGGTTTCCGCAAAAGACCGGGTGACCACCATCCAGGCCGCCATTGCCGACCAGGCACAGCCGTCTGATTTGAACAGCCCCGGCCATGTGTTTCCCTTGCGGGCGCGTCCCGGCGGCGTGCTTGAGCGGGGCGGCCATACCGAGGCAACGGTCGATCTGATGCGACTAGCCGGGCTCAAACCGTGCGGCGTGCTATGCGAGTTGACCAATGAAGACGGCACCATGGCCCGGATGCCGGAAATCATCTCTTTTGCAAAGCAGCATAGCCTCCCGGTGGTTACCGTTGCCGACCTGATAGCCTATCGGCAGCAGGGCGGACACGATAGTACAACACAGGGGCTATAA
- a CDS encoding beta-ketoacyl synthase N-terminal-like domain-containing protein, translated as MIYSYNDIVISGFSAVTAAGNGIEAVLELLGSGRDALSSVPDEIAANGGQRWGKALGFRASDFMPPLKARKLDRCSQFAVGASGLALKDAGIDPKNINAERIGIALGCGFGGVANSAEFLSGYFKGGVEGLAPVLFPNTVSNAPASNSSIEHGLKGPNVTLVQRFCSAESAFAMACRFITEGRADVMLTGGADDLMPLMITGFAATGQLRRYAACFGEGSGILVLESAAHAARRNAPIKATVEAVASVGLLPAGHEQEGADRLFTGAEQCDLISLSGTAGDTPLLMQRIEAHATFDISSILGRSLAMGGTAIATLLASLKPGQQGLHLAASPEGPYYAIRFTGGTGAASTSHCDMKGVSY; from the coding sequence ATGATCTACTCCTACAACGATATTGTTATTAGCGGCTTCTCGGCCGTGACCGCCGCGGGCAACGGTATCGAAGCGGTGCTGGAACTTCTGGGGTCGGGTCGGGATGCCTTGTCGTCGGTGCCGGACGAGATAGCGGCAAACGGTGGGCAGCGCTGGGGCAAGGCGCTCGGTTTCAGGGCCTCGGATTTTATGCCGCCGCTCAAGGCGCGCAAGCTGGACCGTTGTAGCCAGTTTGCCGTAGGCGCGTCAGGGTTGGCCCTCAAGGATGCCGGTATCGACCCGAAAAACATCAATGCAGAGAGGATCGGTATTGCACTGGGGTGCGGTTTCGGCGGCGTGGCCAATTCTGCCGAGTTCCTCAGCGGCTATTTCAAAGGCGGTGTCGAGGGACTGGCGCCGGTGCTCTTTCCCAACACGGTTTCCAATGCGCCCGCCAGTAACTCTTCCATCGAGCATGGCCTGAAAGGTCCCAATGTGACTCTGGTGCAGCGGTTCTGTTCGGCCGAGTCGGCCTTTGCCATGGCCTGCCGTTTCATCACCGAAGGGCGGGCAGACGTCATGCTTACCGGCGGGGCCGATGACCTGATGCCGCTGATGATCACCGGCTTTGCCGCCACCGGCCAACTGCGGCGTTATGCCGCCTGCTTCGGCGAGGGGAGCGGCATCCTGGTTCTGGAGAGCGCCGCCCACGCCGCTCGGCGCAACGCCCCCATCAAAGCTACGGTCGAAGCGGTCGCTTCCGTCGGTTTGCTCCCGGCCGGTCATGAGCAGGAAGGTGCGGATCGTTTGTTCACCGGAGCTGAACAGTGCGACCTCATTTCCCTTTCCGGCACAGCCGGCGACACCCCGCTACTGATGCAGCGGATTGAAGCTCATGCCACCTTCGATATTTCCTCCATACTTGGGCGCTCCCTGGCCATGGGGGGCACGGCCATAGCTACCTTGCTGGCCTCGCTGAAGCCCGGCCAACAAGGATTGCATCTGGCGGCCTCTCCCGAAGGTCCCTATTATGCTATCCGCTTTACGGGGGGGACCGGCGCAGCCTCCACTTCTCACTGCGACATGAAGGGAGTTTCGTATTAA
- a CDS encoding lipoprotein insertase outer membrane protein LolB — MKRHISFLLLLLTLSLVSGCAALTPRPPLEYRTGAQVDTLSAAVSLSITKGEQGMGANGFLLYQRPDRMRMVILSPFGTTLMETVVAGDQITVVDNSKRVAFRGLLAELPQQGEGDTWRQARWVMDVPPPGNSLRDGSVERTNSMGLKERVTFENGLLIAKSLSNGDEAHYNDYVVVNGVPLATEIIMYSHNGDRFRIKISEPEVNAELAPEAFTSHLDNLTLYPLSALQGK; from the coding sequence ATGAAACGACATATTTCTTTTTTATTGCTGTTGCTCACCCTGTCCCTGGTTTCCGGGTGCGCCGCTTTGACCCCCAGGCCGCCCCTGGAGTATCGGACCGGCGCCCAGGTGGATACTCTTTCGGCGGCCGTGTCCCTGTCAATCACCAAGGGTGAACAGGGTATGGGGGCAAACGGTTTTCTGCTCTATCAACGTCCCGACCGGATGAGGATGGTGATACTTTCCCCCTTTGGCACTACCTTAATGGAAACCGTTGTGGCAGGCGATCAAATCACGGTTGTGGACAATTCCAAGAGAGTGGCGTTCCGCGGCTTGCTGGCCGAGCTTCCCCAGCAAGGGGAAGGGGATACCTGGCGCCAGGCACGCTGGGTTATGGATGTGCCGCCTCCCGGCAATTCGCTGCGCGACGGCTCGGTTGAGCGGACCAACAGTATGGGTCTGAAAGAGCGGGTGACCTTCGAGAACGGGCTGCTGATCGCAAAAAGTCTGTCCAACGGCGACGAGGCCCATTATAACGATTACGTGGTGGTGAACGGTGTGCCCCTGGCAACCGAGATCATCATGTACAGCCACAACGGAGACCGCTTCCGCATCAAGATCAGCGAGCCGGAGGTCAATGCCGAGCTGGCGCCTGAAGCCTTCACTTCCCATCTGGATAACCTGACCCTTTACCCGCTGTCCGCGCTGCAAGGAAAGTAA
- a CDS encoding beta-ketoacyl synthase produces MVKKRVVITGLGVFCGAGKNVTEFSDALLNGKSGIAPLDLFDVSAFPARIGCQVKGYAPLDHFDRTTARKLSRADQFGLIAVTEALTDSGLAGHYSPFDMGVSMGGGAAGMFQSEQWLRSLLAGESAPPVLLRGVLPDKTATEIALACNLAGYQGTVTTACSSSATAIGWGAELVATGQQRAVVAGGSDTLSLLTFGGFNSLKVVDPEPCSPFSLGRQGISLGEGAAFLVLESEEDALARGARIYGAVLGYALAGEAYHMTAPEPTGSTAARVMRDAIAAAGIDSSRVGWVNAHGTGTPLNDVVESNAMKLVFGERVPSVPLISTKAMTGHCLGAAGAIEALATVIALNHRTIPQTLNFRGRDPECDLDYCHEGKRPCEAGIAMSNSFAFGGNITSLVLGI; encoded by the coding sequence ATGGTAAAAAAACGTGTCGTCATAACCGGGCTTGGGGTCTTTTGCGGGGCCGGGAAGAATGTGACTGAGTTCAGTGACGCCCTGCTGAACGGCAAGAGTGGCATCGCGCCTTTGGACCTGTTCGACGTGTCAGCCTTTCCGGCTCGTATCGGCTGCCAGGTCAAGGGGTACGCTCCGCTGGATCATTTCGACCGCACAACAGCGCGAAAGCTCTCCCGCGCCGACCAGTTCGGCCTGATCGCTGTCACTGAAGCCCTGACGGACAGTGGTTTGGCAGGTCACTATTCGCCCTTTGACATGGGGGTTTCCATGGGGGGTGGCGCTGCCGGCATGTTCCAGTCGGAACAGTGGTTGAGGTCTCTACTTGCCGGAGAAAGCGCTCCGCCGGTGTTGCTGCGCGGCGTTCTGCCCGACAAGACCGCTACTGAGATAGCGCTGGCCTGCAACCTTGCGGGCTATCAGGGCACGGTTACCACGGCCTGCTCCTCCTCGGCCACCGCCATCGGCTGGGGTGCCGAACTGGTTGCCACCGGCCAACAACGGGCCGTAGTAGCTGGTGGTTCCGATACCCTGTCGCTCTTGACCTTCGGCGGTTTCAACTCGTTGAAGGTGGTCGATCCCGAACCCTGCTCCCCCTTCAGCCTGGGGCGCCAGGGAATATCACTGGGGGAAGGGGCGGCCTTTCTGGTGCTGGAGAGTGAAGAGGATGCCCTGGCACGGGGAGCTCGGATCTATGGTGCGGTGCTCGGCTATGCTCTGGCCGGAGAGGCGTATCACATGACCGCCCCGGAGCCGACCGGCTCCACAGCGGCGCGGGTCATGCGTGATGCCATTGCCGCAGCCGGTATCGACAGCAGCCGGGTGGGATGGGTCAATGCCCATGGTACCGGAACACCCCTTAACGATGTGGTGGAATCCAACGCCATGAAGCTGGTCTTCGGCGAACGGGTCCCCTCGGTTCCGCTCATTTCCACAAAGGCCATGACCGGCCACTGCCTGGGGGCGGCCGGCGCCATCGAGGCGTTGGCCACGGTGATCGCCCTCAACCACCGCACTATCCCCCAAACCTTGAATTTTCGCGGTCGCGACCCGGAATGCGACCTGGACTACTGCCACGAGGGGAAACGTCCCTGCGAGGCCGGCATCGCCATGTCCAATTCCTTCGCCTTCGGAGGCAACATCACATCACTGGTGCTGGGGATATGA
- a CDS encoding metal-dependent hydrolase: MSKLMQMAGMLSLVMGLAMPVNVSAGATTELTWYGQSAFKIRTPSGKVLLIDPLIINSLNKNGAADLAALTRVDLILITHGHGDHIGNGVEIAKKTGARLVANYDLGRALVQYGGFPEKLVERSHMAFPGGELSLLNGEVRILLVPAVHSSVVEGVPNSPLPGKVVYGGTPGGFVIAIKDGPTIYHTGDTDVFSDMALIGSLNKIDIMLACIGGHFTMGPQRAALAAGLVNPGLVVPMHFGSNPVLKGTPEQFAKELAALPKDGPRPAMKEMAAGETFTWPVH, encoded by the coding sequence ATGAGCAAATTGATGCAGATGGCCGGTATGTTGAGTCTCGTCATGGGGCTAGCCATGCCCGTTAATGTTTCGGCAGGCGCTACGACAGAACTGACCTGGTACGGTCAGTCAGCTTTCAAGATCAGGACGCCGTCCGGCAAGGTACTGCTGATTGATCCATTAATCATAAATTCTCTGAACAAGAACGGTGCCGCAGACCTTGCCGCCCTCACCAGGGTGGACCTGATCCTGATCACTCACGGCCATGGCGACCATATCGGTAACGGTGTGGAGATAGCCAAAAAGACCGGCGCCAGACTTGTGGCCAACTATGACCTGGGCCGCGCCTTGGTGCAGTATGGCGGTTTTCCCGAAAAACTGGTCGAGCGCAGCCATATGGCCTTTCCAGGCGGTGAACTAAGCCTGCTGAATGGTGAGGTGCGAATCCTGCTGGTTCCGGCCGTGCACAGCTCCGTTGTGGAGGGCGTTCCGAATAGCCCGCTGCCCGGCAAGGTGGTCTACGGCGGCACGCCGGGCGGCTTCGTGATCGCCATCAAGGACGGTCCTACCATCTACCACACCGGCGATACGGATGTCTTCTCCGATATGGCCCTGATCGGTTCGCTGAACAAGATCGACATAATGCTGGCCTGCATCGGCGGGCATTTCACCATGGGGCCACAACGGGCCGCCTTGGCCGCCGGACTAGTCAATCCCGGCCTGGTCGTCCCAATGCATTTCGGTTCAAACCCGGTGCTGAAAGGGACCCCGGAACAATTTGCCAAGGAATTGGCCGCCCTGCCCAAGGACGGGCCCCGCCCGGCCATGAAGGAGATGGCGGCGGGGGAAACATTTACCTGGCCCGTTCACTGA